In Oryza sativa Japonica Group chromosome 3, ASM3414082v1, one DNA window encodes the following:
- the LOC4331563 gene encoding uncharacterized protein isoform X1: MGKILLRGDQGLVSRRVVEFPLPELKMELVYLERRNGFDEDSTSPEFSGRSAIDHQQLSIATPEVESDLGQTIYKQPLPSDEKKSRSCQSCHKSPCSCRSEVFHSDLYPTLPAKMMILEFLIRSLRHPRRTHNVSDLDDMISNGASTGSVVLGPSEKMMLDSLHSLVDAKTRPKSPSFFHSGTKMRKARSKSHIITQSEILKLISPETWEISSPGVSPLKKSTAELSMHEKMVSSDTPSMSSNQPVLSSCPSSLSAGLLQCIWKDGLPHFELSLDNPMAVYTANPTKAHDNDKPLDYVYLFHSGEQGRKDWLGNSSSVSRLVGKMKVSSSLVLNPDKSTSMETEFVLYGSPDDYLRQMQSSYGVTKGKGLAKRVADIMKPSNLNSSPKHVWKFGKSSSQQIDEMTEIPEGEQCSAKESVLKNLVADDLPTNQEIAAIVVRKQRRERRKSPVLGGWGLKFLEKAGATHPGSTEDGDVQNKKNNAGSVSAIFPRGYHGGAASKNGSPASLIGRWRSGGRCDCGGWDIGCPIRVLQNDGCGTSPQAESQSQDRKSVELSVKGAKKGPMFRLVNITDDLHIIYFDSSLSPLQCFSAGIAIIHSQAPHLYPKL; this comes from the exons ATGGGCAAAATTTTGTTACGTG GTGATCAAGGTCTCGTTTCACGACGAGTAGTAGAGTTCCCATTACCAGAGCTAAAGATGGAACTTGTCTACTTGGAAAGGAGAAATGGATTCGATGAAGATAGCACCTCTCCAGAGTTCAGTGGAAGGTCAGCAATTGACCATCAACAGCTGTCCATTGCTACACCTGAGGTTGAGTCTGATTTGGGACAGACAATCTACAAGCAGCCATTGCCATCAGATGAGAAGAAAAGCAGGAGCTGCCAGTCATGTCACAAGTCACCATGTTCTTGCAGGAGCGAAGTATTCCATTCAGATTTGTACCCGACACTTCCTGCGAAGATGATGATACTGGAATTCCTCATCAGAAGCCTGAGGCACCCAAGAAGAACCCACAATGTGAGTGATCTTGATGACATGATCAGCAATGGAGCTAGCACAGGGAGTGTAGTTCTTGGTCCTTCGGAGAAAATGATGTTGGATTCTTTGCATTCACTTGTTGATGCGAAAACGAGGCCAAAAAGTCCTTCATTCTTCCACTCAGGAACCAAGATGAGAAAAGCTCGGTCAAAATCCCACATCATAACACAGTCAGAGATACTGAAGCTGATATCTCCTGAGACATGGGAGATCTCCTCCCCTGGCGTGTCGCCGTTGAAGAAGAGCACAGCTGAGTTGAGCATGCATGAGAAGATGGTGTCCTCAGATACACCATCCATGAGTTCAAATCAACCTGTTCTGTCCTCATGTCCATCTTCTTTAAGTGCAGGGCTTCTACAATGCATATGGAAGGATGGGCTTCCACACTTTGAACTGTCACTGGACAATCCTATGGCAGTATACACTGCCAATCCTACAAAGGCCCATGACAATGACAAGCCCCTTGACTATGTCTATTTGTTCCATTCAGGAGAGCAAGGGAGAAAAGATTGGTTAGGCAACTCAAGCAGTGTATCACGGCTTGTCGGCAAGATGAAGGTGTCAAGTTCTTTGGTTCTGAACCCAGACAAGTCTACTTCTATGGAGACAGAGTTTGTCCTGTATGGTTCTCCGGATGACTACCTGAGGCAAATGCAAAGTTCATATGGTGTTACAAAAGGCAAGGGGCTAGCCAAGAGAGTGGCAGACATTATGAAGCCATCCAATTTGAACTCTAGTCCGAAACATGTGTGGAAGTTTGGCAAATCGTCCTCCCAACAGATTGATGAGATGACTGAAATACCTGAAGGTGAACAGTGCAGTGCCAAAGAATCAGTCCTCAAGAACCTCGTCGCTGATGATTTGCCTACCAACCAGGAGATAGCAGCAATTGTAGTACGAAAACAGCGGCGCGAACGTCGGAAATCACCTGTTCTTGGTGGATGGGGGCTCAAGTTCCTTGAGAAAGCTGGAGCTACTCATCCAGGGAGCACTGAAGATGGTGATGTTCAGAACAAGAAAAATAATGCAGGGAGTGTAAGTGCCATATTTCCCCGAGGCTACCATGGCGGCGCGGCTTCCAAGAACGGCAGCCCTGCCAGCCTCATCGGAAGATGGAGGTCCGGTGGGCGCTGTGATTGTGGCGGATGGGATATTGGTTGCCCAATCAGAGTACTGCAGAATGATGGCTGTGGTACTTCGCCTCAGGCAGAGTCCCAGTCACAGGACAGGAAATCAGTAGAGCTCTCAGTCAAG GGTGCGAAGAAGGGACCAATGTTCAGGCTTGTGAACATCACAGATGACCTGCACATCATATACTTCGACTCCAGTCTTTCGCCTTTGCAATGCTTCTCGGCAGGAATAGCGATTATCCACAGCCAGGCGCCTCACCTCTATCCAAAACTCTGA
- the LOC4331563 gene encoding uncharacterized protein isoform X2 encodes MELVYLERRNGFDEDSTSPEFSGRSAIDHQQLSIATPEVESDLGQTIYKQPLPSDEKKSRSCQSCHKSPCSCRSEVFHSDLYPTLPAKMMILEFLIRSLRHPRRTHNVSDLDDMISNGASTGSVVLGPSEKMMLDSLHSLVDAKTRPKSPSFFHSGTKMRKARSKSHIITQSEILKLISPETWEISSPGVSPLKKSTAELSMHEKMVSSDTPSMSSNQPVLSSCPSSLSAGLLQCIWKDGLPHFELSLDNPMAVYTANPTKAHDNDKPLDYVYLFHSGEQGRKDWLGNSSSVSRLVGKMKVSSSLVLNPDKSTSMETEFVLYGSPDDYLRQMQSSYGVTKGKGLAKRVADIMKPSNLNSSPKHVWKFGKSSSQQIDEMTEIPEGEQCSAKESVLKNLVADDLPTNQEIAAIVVRKQRRERRKSPVLGGWGLKFLEKAGATHPGSTEDGDVQNKKNNAGSVSAIFPRGYHGGAASKNGSPASLIGRWRSGGRCDCGGWDIGCPIRVLQNDGCGTSPQAESQSQDRKSVELSVKGAKKGPMFRLVNITDDLHIIYFDSSLSPLQCFSAGIAIIHSQAPHLYPKL; translated from the exons ATGGAACTTGTCTACTTGGAAAGGAGAAATGGATTCGATGAAGATAGCACCTCTCCAGAGTTCAGTGGAAGGTCAGCAATTGACCATCAACAGCTGTCCATTGCTACACCTGAGGTTGAGTCTGATTTGGGACAGACAATCTACAAGCAGCCATTGCCATCAGATGAGAAGAAAAGCAGGAGCTGCCAGTCATGTCACAAGTCACCATGTTCTTGCAGGAGCGAAGTATTCCATTCAGATTTGTACCCGACACTTCCTGCGAAGATGATGATACTGGAATTCCTCATCAGAAGCCTGAGGCACCCAAGAAGAACCCACAATGTGAGTGATCTTGATGACATGATCAGCAATGGAGCTAGCACAGGGAGTGTAGTTCTTGGTCCTTCGGAGAAAATGATGTTGGATTCTTTGCATTCACTTGTTGATGCGAAAACGAGGCCAAAAAGTCCTTCATTCTTCCACTCAGGAACCAAGATGAGAAAAGCTCGGTCAAAATCCCACATCATAACACAGTCAGAGATACTGAAGCTGATATCTCCTGAGACATGGGAGATCTCCTCCCCTGGCGTGTCGCCGTTGAAGAAGAGCACAGCTGAGTTGAGCATGCATGAGAAGATGGTGTCCTCAGATACACCATCCATGAGTTCAAATCAACCTGTTCTGTCCTCATGTCCATCTTCTTTAAGTGCAGGGCTTCTACAATGCATATGGAAGGATGGGCTTCCACACTTTGAACTGTCACTGGACAATCCTATGGCAGTATACACTGCCAATCCTACAAAGGCCCATGACAATGACAAGCCCCTTGACTATGTCTATTTGTTCCATTCAGGAGAGCAAGGGAGAAAAGATTGGTTAGGCAACTCAAGCAGTGTATCACGGCTTGTCGGCAAGATGAAGGTGTCAAGTTCTTTGGTTCTGAACCCAGACAAGTCTACTTCTATGGAGACAGAGTTTGTCCTGTATGGTTCTCCGGATGACTACCTGAGGCAAATGCAAAGTTCATATGGTGTTACAAAAGGCAAGGGGCTAGCCAAGAGAGTGGCAGACATTATGAAGCCATCCAATTTGAACTCTAGTCCGAAACATGTGTGGAAGTTTGGCAAATCGTCCTCCCAACAGATTGATGAGATGACTGAAATACCTGAAGGTGAACAGTGCAGTGCCAAAGAATCAGTCCTCAAGAACCTCGTCGCTGATGATTTGCCTACCAACCAGGAGATAGCAGCAATTGTAGTACGAAAACAGCGGCGCGAACGTCGGAAATCACCTGTTCTTGGTGGATGGGGGCTCAAGTTCCTTGAGAAAGCTGGAGCTACTCATCCAGGGAGCACTGAAGATGGTGATGTTCAGAACAAGAAAAATAATGCAGGGAGTGTAAGTGCCATATTTCCCCGAGGCTACCATGGCGGCGCGGCTTCCAAGAACGGCAGCCCTGCCAGCCTCATCGGAAGATGGAGGTCCGGTGGGCGCTGTGATTGTGGCGGATGGGATATTGGTTGCCCAATCAGAGTACTGCAGAATGATGGCTGTGGTACTTCGCCTCAGGCAGAGTCCCAGTCACAGGACAGGAAATCAGTAGAGCTCTCAGTCAAG GGTGCGAAGAAGGGACCAATGTTCAGGCTTGTGAACATCACAGATGACCTGCACATCATATACTTCGACTCCAGTCTTTCGCCTTTGCAATGCTTCTCGGCAGGAATAGCGATTATCCACAGCCAGGCGCCTCACCTCTATCCAAAACTCTGA